One window from the genome of Dermacentor silvarum isolate Dsil-2018 chromosome 7, BIME_Dsil_1.4, whole genome shotgun sequence encodes:
- the LOC119458005 gene encoding LOW QUALITY PROTEIN: BTB/POZ domain-containing protein 6-B-like (The sequence of the model RefSeq protein was modified relative to this genomic sequence to represent the inferred CDS: deleted 1 base in 1 codon), giving the protein MSARATRRREESNNSVTTAKQWTFYGQQPGGGAGAQLPTSPTLPPQQPPQQSVSPPPYSVSPPPAYLQCPSPPPGPLRSPGGSSNGSASSSSACGAIGGSGDSLSAPLRLGPGQTRDPNWQASRASVRERNAAMFRNELMSDVRFVVGPKGPQQQVVPAHRYVLATGSSVFHAMFYGGLAAPPGQDIEIPDVEPAAFLVLLRYLYCDDITLEADTVLATLYAAKKYLVPHLARACVAYLETSLTARNACVLLSQSRLFEEPVLAQRCWEIIDAQAALALSSDGFPDVDRPTLEAVLSRESLNTREAVIFDAALAWAGAECSRRGIEPTPENRRECLGDALYLVRFPSMSLQEFADGAAQSGVLTLRETADMFLHFAASRKPAVPFPIQARLGLPTRVCRRFQSCAYRSNQWRYRGRCDSVQFCADQRIFLAGFGLYGSSSGACEYRSRIELKRGGKALAQCDTRFHSDGSSSTFRVYFDHPVQIEADTYYTASAVLEGSELSYFGQEGMSEVSVGTVTFQFQSSSDSTNGTGVQGGQIPELIFYGAANLPESAS; this is encoded by the exons ATGTCGGCAAGGGCAACGCGACGACGCGAAGAGTCCAACAACAGCGTCACGACGGCAAAACAGTGGACCTTCTACG GCCAGCAGCCGGGTGGTGGGGCCGGCGCGCAGTTGCCCACCAGCCCCACGCTGCCGCCGCAGCAGCCTCCGCAGCAGTCGGTCTCCCCGCCTCCATACTCGGTGTCCCCACCGCCTGCCTACCTGCAGTGCCCAAGCCCTCCGCCAGGACCACTACGGTCTCCGGGCGGCTCTAGCAATGGGTCCGCATCGTCGTCGTCCGCGTGCGGAGCAATCGGAGGCAGCGGAGACTCGTTGAGCGCACCGCTCCGGCTCGGACCCGGACAGACCCGGGACCCCAACTGGCAGGCGTCGCGGGCGAGCGTGCGGGAGCGCAACGCGGCCATGTTTCGCAACGAACTCATGAGCGACGTGCGGTTTGTGGTCGGACCCAAGGGACCACAACAGCAGGTGGTACCTGCGCACCGGTACGTCCTTGCCACGGGAAGCTCGGTGTTCCATGCCATGTTCTACGGCGGACTGGCTGCACCACCTGGCCAGGACATTGAAATACCCGATGTGGAGCCGGCTGCCTTCCTAGTTCTCCTCAG GTACCTCTACTGCGATGACATCACGCTAGAGGCAGACACCGTCCTGGCCACACTGTATGCAGCCAAGAAATATCTGGTCCCCCATCTGGCCCGGGCCTGTGTTGCCTACTTAGAGACCAGTCTCACCGCTCGAAACGCTTGCGTCCTTCTCAGCCAGAGCCGCCTCTTTGAAGAACCTGTGCTGGCCCAACGCTGTTGGGAGATCATCGACGCTCAAGCAGCTCTCGCCCTCTCCTCCGACGGCTTTCCCGACGTCGACAGGCCCACGCTAGAAGCCGTGTTGTCCCGCGAATCACTGAACACCCGTGAGGCAGTCATCTTTGACGCAGCCCTCGCCTGGGCTGGTGCCGAATGCAGTCGCCGTGGCATCGAACCCACCCCTGAGAACCGGCGCGAGTGTCTCGGAGATGCCCTGTACCTTGTCCGGTTCCCCTCCATGTCCCTGCAAGAGTTTGCCGATGGTGCAGCTCAGTCCGGCGTTTTAACTCTCCGCGAAACTGCCGACATGTTCCTGCACTTTGCGGCGAGCCGCAAGCCTGCCGTGCCGTTCCCTATCCAGGCACGCCTGGGCTTGCCGACGCGCGTCTGTCGCCGGTTCCAGTCCTGCGCCTACCGCAGCAACCAGTGGCGCTACCGGGGTCGGTGCGACAGCGTGCAGTTCTGTGCGGACCAGCGCATCTTCCTGGCTGGGTTCGGCCTCTATGGCTCGAGCAGCGGTGCTTGCGAGTACCGCTCGCGGATCGAGCTCAAGCGGGGCGGCAAGGCGCTGGCACAATGTGACACCCGCTTCCACTCGGACGGGTCGAGCAGCACCTTCCGAGTCTACTTTGACCACCCCGTCCAGATT GAGGCCGACACCTACTACACTGCCTCGGCCGTGCTGGAGGGCTCGGAGCTCAGCTACTTCGGCCAGGAAGGCATGAGCGAAGTGTCGGTGGGCACCGTCACCTTCCAGTTCCAGAGCTCCTCGGACTCTACCAACGGCACGGGAGTGCAGGGCGGGCAGATCCCCGAGCTCATCTTTTACGGGGCGGCCAATCTGCCGGAATCTGCCTCATAG
- the LOC119457999 gene encoding splicing factor 3A subunit 1: protein MPPTVEDAAVLPPVEEPAPKEDAAPSTATETAAADSAAPPKEPAAPAAPEPQPPPAPAPPKPTIGIIYPPPELRNIVDKTAAFVARNGPEFEARIRQNEINNAKFNFLNSGDPYNAYYQHKVKEAKEGKIQPELAIVPTPTKPGSQQQQSGGAPGKQEISKIVEQPIVPKEPPPDFEFVADPPSISAIDLDIVKLTAQFVARNGRQFLTNLMNREQRNYQFDFLRPQHSLFNYFMKLLEQYTKILVPGKDLMPRLKRESEDPKVILDQVRYRVEWTKLQEAQKRREEEEAERERVQYAQIDWHDFVVVETVDYQPNEQGLFPPPTTPDEVGSRVLAQQRMEEEGEEVEMEVESDEEGGGASDKEDEESAAPTTTTSANAAAASNLPPRAPSPPPQPPKEAPPQLPPLPPNPEQVVVRKDYNPKGGKPAKPSSEQFLISPITGEKIPADKMQEHMRIGLLDPRWVEQRDRAIQDKMQQDEVFAPGSAIESSLKQFAERRTDIFGFGDEETAIGKKIGEEDRRPQEKVTWDGHTASMEAATRAARANITIEEQIQQIHKIKGLLPDEEKERIGPAKPQHGSHHQMQPPLPPSNLPPLPPPPVSAAPPVSAPKQPPPKPPPPPQAPPPKSTASSTLHPPPSLRTQMAPVIAHPPVPTPPRPMMAAPQGILMSAHLRPPPGMLGMPPGSHPPMAFAPMPPPMAPLPPEMPPSLPPDDEPPSKKSKTEENLIPEAEFLAKNKGPVTVRVQVPGAQEKVEWKLNGQVLTLTLPLTDTVSVLKAKLHEELGMPPGKQKLQYEGMFVKDSNTLAYYNLGPNATIMLQVKERGGRKK from the exons ATGCCGCCCACCGTGGAGGACGCCGCCGTGCTTCCTCCGGTGGAGGAGCCGGCGCCCAAGGAGGACGCGGCGCCGTCAACGGCAACGGAGACCGCAGCCGCCGATTCCGCGGCGCCGCCGAAAGAACCGGCCGCGCCAGCAGCTCCCGAACCACAGCCGCCGCCGGCGCCTGCCCCTCCTAAACCGACGATCGGTATCATCTACCCGCCGCCGGAGCTTCGAAACATCGTCGACAAAACCGCCGCGTTCGTGGCGCGCAACGGGCCCGAGTTCGAGGCTCGCATTCGACAGAACGAGATCAACAACGCCAAGTTCAACTTCTTGAATTCGGGCGATCCGTACAATGCCTACTACCAGCACAAGGTCAAGGAAGCCAAGGAGGGCAAGATCCAGCCCGAGCTGGCGATCGTCCCGACCCCGACGAAGCCCGGTTCGCAGCAGCAACAGTCCGGCGGGGCACCCGGTAAGCAGGAGATCTCGAAGATCGTCGAGCAGCCCATCGTGCCCAAGGAGCCGCCGCCCGATTTCGAGTTCGTCGCCGATCCGCCGTCGATCTCGGCGATCGACCTGGACATCGTCAAGCTGACGGCGCAGTTCGTGGCGCGCAACGGGCGCCAGTTCCTGACCAACCTGATGAACCGCGAGCAGCGCAACTACCAGTTCGACTTCCTGCGGCCGCAGCACAGCCTCTTCAACTACTTCATGAAGCTGCTGGAGCAGTACACCAAGATCCTCGTGCCGGGCAAGGACCTAATGCCGCGGCTCAAGCGCGAGTCCGAGGACCCGAAGGTCATCCTGGACCAGGTGCGCTACCGCGTCGAGTGGACCAAGCTGCAGGAGGCGCAGAAGCGCCGGGAAGAGGAGGAGGCCGAGCGGGAGCGCGTCCAGTACGCGCAGATCGACTGGCACGACTTCGTCGTGGTCGAGACGGTCGACTACCAGCCCAACGAGCAGGGCCTGTTTCCTCCGCCCACAACTCCGGACGAAGTGGGCTCCCGGGTGCTGGCCCAGCAGAGGATGGAGGAAGAGGGCGAAGAGGTCGAGATGGAGGTCGAGTCCGATGAAGAGGGCGGCGGAGCAAGCGACAAGGAGGACGAGGAATCGGcggcgccgacgacgacgacttccGCCAACGCAGCCGCGGCGTCGAACCTGCCGCCCAGGGCCCCGAGCCCTCCGCCGCAGCCGCCCAAGGAGGCGCCCCCGCAGCTACCGCCACTGCCTCCGAACCCAGAGCAGGTGGTCGTGCGCAAGGACTACAACCCGAAGGGTGGCAAGCCGGCCAAGCCGTCCTCGGAGCAGTTCCTCATCTCGCCCATCACGGGCGAGAAGATTCCTGCGGACAAGATGCAAGAACACATGCGCATCGGACTCCTGGACCCGCGCTGGGTGGAGCAGCGCGACCGCGCCATACAGGATAAGATGCAGCAGGATGAAGTGTTTGCGCCCGGCTCGGCCATCGAGAGCAGCCTGAAGCAGTTCGCCGAGCGCCGTACGGACATCTTCGGTTTCGGCGACGAAGAGACGGCCATCGGAAAGAAGATCGGCGAGGAGGACAGGCGGCCCCAGGAGAAG GTGACTTGGGACGGCCACACAGCCAGCATGGAGGCGGCCACACGCGCGGCCCGTGCCAACATCACCATCGAAGAGCAGATTCAGCAGATCCACAAGATAAAGGGCCTCCTGCCCGACGAGGAGAAGGAACGGATTGGTCCGGCCAAGCCGCAGCATGGCTCGCACCATCAGATGCAGCCACCACTTCCGCCATCCAACCTCCCACCTTTGCCTCCGCCACCCGTTTCGGCTGCCCCGCCTGTGAGCGCGCCGAAGCAACCACCACCgaagccaccgccgccgccgcaggcgCCACCGCCAAAGTCAACGGCGTCGTCAACGCTGCATCCGCCGCCGTCGCTGCGGACTCAGATGGCACCTGTCATCGCCCACCCGCCCGTGCCAACACCGCCACGTCCAATGATGGCGGCACCGCAGGGCATCCTGATGTCTGCGCACCTGCGGCCGCCACCAGGCATGCTGGGCATGCCACCAGGAAGTCATCCACCGATGGCATTCGCGCCAATGCCcccgccaatggcgccactgccGCCGGAGATGCCTCCGAGCCTGCCGCCGGATGACGAGCCACCGAGCAAGAAGAGCAAGACTGAGGAGAACCTGATTCCAGAGGCGGAATTCCTGGCGAAGAACAAGGGCCCCGTCACGGTGCGGGTTCAGGTGCCGGGGGCACAGGAGAAGGTGGAATGGAAACTGAATGGCCAGGTTCTGACCTTGACTCTGCCGCTGACGGACACGGTGTCAGTGCTGAAGGCGAAGCTGCACGAGGAGCTGGGCATGCCGCCCGGAAAGCAGAAGCTACAGTACGAGGGCATGTTCGTCAAGGATTCGAACACGCTGGCCTACTACAACCTCGGCCCGAATGCGACCATCATGCTTCAAGTCAAGGAGCGTGGTGGCAGAAAGAAGTAG